A single window of Nicotiana sylvestris chromosome 3, ASM39365v2, whole genome shotgun sequence DNA harbors:
- the LOC104232409 gene encoding F-box/LRR-repeat protein At3g48880 isoform X2 — protein sequence MEEGDSAVRRWEDLDNDILVKILQSFDLFELTSGLAQVCSSWRLACSDQLLWKMLDLSVIKSNFIKIPLEPYVYVDCQSDKTLTRLLRIALNLSRGNILTLIFHYNLYVSDDQLTYTAERCPRLKRLVMPAWNRIKKTGICRAIRIWEDLESLTMPSIANPPYVMEEIARNCKKFAELKIMGPCDILFASTLVAFLPNLKVLSVRCTVLSKGALVIILEGLKKLEVLNISHCLITEVPPSSPRKVLTKLDESILEKASRLRKFLTCMSDSCIMCQRTRNDEGLMRWYKYEEDLWKVDEVRSLAI from the exons ATGGAAGAAGGAGATTCTGCTGTAAGGAGATGGGAGGACCTTGATAACGATATCTTGGTGAAGATATTGCAGTCCTTTGACCTCTTTGAGTTGACTTCTGGACTTGCTCAAGTTTGTAGTTCGTGGCGATTAGCTTGCTCTGATCAACTTCTCTGGAAAATGCTGGACTTGTCTGTAATAAAatcaaatttcatcaaaatcccgtTAGAGCCGTATGTATATGTGGACTGTCAGTCTGATAAAACATTAACCCGCCTCCTGAGGATTGCTTTGAACCTCAGTCGTGGAAACATACTAACGTTAATCTTCCATTACAATCTGTATGTCAGCGACGATCAGTTGACTTATACTGCCGAGAG GTGTCCGCGGCTTAAACGTCTAGTTATGCCTGCTTGGAACAGAATAAAAAAGACAGGAATATGCAGGGCTATTCGTATTTGGGAAGATCTTGAATCACTGACAATGCCTAGCATAGCAAATCCACCATACGTCATGGAGGAAATTGCAAGGAATTGCAAAAAATTTGCTGAGCTCAAGATTATGGGGCCATGTGATATTCTCTTTGCATCTACACTGGTAGCATTTCTTCCAAACTTGAAAGTACTGAGTGTGCGGTGCACAGTGCTATCTAAAGGCGCCTTAGTTATTATCTTGGAGGGCTTAAAAAAGTTGGAAGTGCTCAACATATCCCATTGCCTAATCACTGAAGTCCCTCCATCTTCACCAAGAAAAGTTCTGACCAAGCTTGATGAATCAATTCTTGAAAAAGCCTCAAGGTTACGCAAATTCCTGACTTGCATGAGTGATTCGTGCATCATGTGTCAGCGCACTCGAAACGATGAAGGACTGATGAGGTGGTATAAATATGAAGAAGACCTCTGGAAAGTGGATGAGGTGAGATCTCTTGCAATTTGA
- the LOC104232409 gene encoding F-box/LRR-repeat protein At3g48880 isoform X1, whose product MTCQLVFSCDVEAFVMEEGDSAVRRWEDLDNDILVKILQSFDLFELTSGLAQVCSSWRLACSDQLLWKMLDLSVIKSNFIKIPLEPYVYVDCQSDKTLTRLLRIALNLSRGNILTLIFHYNLYVSDDQLTYTAERCPRLKRLVMPAWNRIKKTGICRAIRIWEDLESLTMPSIANPPYVMEEIARNCKKFAELKIMGPCDILFASTLVAFLPNLKVLSVRCTVLSKGALVIILEGLKKLEVLNISHCLITEVPPSSPRKVLTKLDESILEKASRLRKFLTCMSDSCIMCQRTRNDEGLMRWYKYEEDLWKVDEVRSLAI is encoded by the exons GTGTTTTCATGCGACGTTGAAGCTTTTGTGATGGAAGAAGGAGATTCTGCTGTAAGGAGATGGGAGGACCTTGATAACGATATCTTGGTGAAGATATTGCAGTCCTTTGACCTCTTTGAGTTGACTTCTGGACTTGCTCAAGTTTGTAGTTCGTGGCGATTAGCTTGCTCTGATCAACTTCTCTGGAAAATGCTGGACTTGTCTGTAATAAAatcaaatttcatcaaaatcccgtTAGAGCCGTATGTATATGTGGACTGTCAGTCTGATAAAACATTAACCCGCCTCCTGAGGATTGCTTTGAACCTCAGTCGTGGAAACATACTAACGTTAATCTTCCATTACAATCTGTATGTCAGCGACGATCAGTTGACTTATACTGCCGAGAG GTGTCCGCGGCTTAAACGTCTAGTTATGCCTGCTTGGAACAGAATAAAAAAGACAGGAATATGCAGGGCTATTCGTATTTGGGAAGATCTTGAATCACTGACAATGCCTAGCATAGCAAATCCACCATACGTCATGGAGGAAATTGCAAGGAATTGCAAAAAATTTGCTGAGCTCAAGATTATGGGGCCATGTGATATTCTCTTTGCATCTACACTGGTAGCATTTCTTCCAAACTTGAAAGTACTGAGTGTGCGGTGCACAGTGCTATCTAAAGGCGCCTTAGTTATTATCTTGGAGGGCTTAAAAAAGTTGGAAGTGCTCAACATATCCCATTGCCTAATCACTGAAGTCCCTCCATCTTCACCAAGAAAAGTTCTGACCAAGCTTGATGAATCAATTCTTGAAAAAGCCTCAAGGTTACGCAAATTCCTGACTTGCATGAGTGATTCGTGCATCATGTGTCAGCGCACTCGAAACGATGAAGGACTGATGAGGTGGTATAAATATGAAGAAGACCTCTGGAAAGTGGATGAGGTGAGATCTCTTGCAATTTGA